The proteins below are encoded in one region of Nitrospira sp.:
- a CDS encoding cytochrome c yields the protein MAETHESQVDHIPKSAIQHLIDALRTRGYRVLAALVRDGAVVWDEVVAVADLPIGWCDSQEPGQYRLARTDAPDMFGVVHGPQSIKPLTFASVEPLLQIERTSAGFTATPRLPQQDKIAVLGVRACDLAGLAIQDRIFLNDTFKDPYYETRRKSLFLIAVNCTRSLSTCLCVSTQTGPRAARGFDLALTELEDGFLIEAASEDGRALAAELPLDTVTERELQEGIQRIDACATSQIRRLDQSALPQALYDAHDHPRWDHVAARCLSCTNCTMVCPTCFCHTVEERPDLAHHRTEHSRLWDSCFTQEHGYIHGKNIRPTIKDRYRMWLTHKLAAWVDQFGMSGCVGCGRCITWCPVGIDLTEELPALLTPTSMPGEERPTS from the coding sequence GTGGCTGAGACGCACGAATCTCAAGTCGACCATATTCCCAAGTCAGCCATTCAACACCTGATCGACGCCCTGCGCACACGTGGTTATCGCGTCCTTGCAGCGCTCGTGCGCGATGGGGCGGTCGTCTGGGACGAAGTCGTCGCCGTCGCGGATCTCCCGATCGGCTGGTGCGACTCGCAGGAGCCGGGGCAGTACCGATTGGCACGCACCGACGCGCCCGACATGTTTGGGGTCGTCCACGGCCCCCAATCGATCAAACCGCTCACATTTGCCTCGGTTGAGCCGCTGCTTCAAATCGAACGGACCTCCGCCGGCTTCACCGCCACGCCACGGCTTCCCCAACAGGACAAAATCGCCGTCCTCGGCGTCCGTGCCTGCGACCTCGCCGGGTTGGCGATCCAAGACCGGATCTTTTTGAATGACACCTTCAAAGACCCTTACTACGAGACGAGACGCAAGAGCCTGTTTCTCATTGCCGTGAATTGCACCCGATCCCTGTCCACGTGTCTCTGCGTGTCGACCCAGACCGGCCCGCGCGCCGCACGGGGGTTCGATCTCGCGTTGACGGAACTGGAGGATGGCTTTCTCATTGAAGCCGCCAGTGAGGACGGGCGGGCACTCGCCGCTGAACTTCCCCTCGATACGGTCACCGAGCGCGAGCTCCAGGAAGGAATACAGCGGATCGACGCCTGCGCCACGAGCCAAATCCGCCGACTCGACCAATCCGCGCTTCCACAGGCGCTGTACGACGCACACGATCATCCGCGCTGGGACCACGTGGCCGCCCGCTGTCTGTCCTGCACCAACTGCACCATGGTGTGCCCCACATGTTTCTGTCACACGGTCGAGGAGAGACCGGACTTGGCGCACCATCGCACAGAGCACAGCCGGCTCTGGGACTCCTGCTTCACGCAGGAACATGGCTACATTCACGGGAAGAACATCCGGCCGACGATTAAAGACCGATATCGCATGTGGCTCACGCACAAGCTTGCGGCATGGGTCGATCAATTCGGCATGTCCGGCTGTGTAGGCTGCGGCCGCTGTATCACGTGGTGCCCGGTCGGCATCGATTTGACCGAAGAATTGCCCGCGCTGTTGACGCCGACGTCCATGCCGGGAGAGGAACGTCCGACGTCATGA
- the hydG-2 gene encoding Ni/Fe hydrogenase subunit gamma — translation MRTTTEPPHSVPWINPYMIHAAIIMEKIQEAEQVNTFRLRLVDEQVRQAFRFQAGQFNMVYLFGVGEVAISIVSDPDEPERLDHTIRVAGRVTSAMAHMQPGETLGIRGPFGKGWPLDVARGKDVVIVTGGLGCAPVVGAIDYIFRRREQYGAVKILHGVKTAHDLLYRERFDAWRRHPNTEVLLTSDQPDKTWRYHVGVVTELFEQVALVPEQSVVLMCGPEIMMRLGVPVLIRRGVPASAIHVSMERHMECGIGLCGHCQLGPYFICKDGPVMRYDQVAGWLGKTGV, via the coding sequence ATGAGGACCACGACCGAACCGCCGCACTCCGTACCGTGGATCAATCCCTATATGATTCACGCGGCCATCATCATGGAGAAGATCCAGGAGGCCGAGCAGGTCAATACGTTTCGGCTTCGCCTTGTTGATGAGCAGGTACGGCAGGCCTTCCGCTTCCAGGCCGGGCAATTCAATATGGTCTACCTCTTCGGCGTTGGAGAAGTCGCCATTTCGATTGTGTCGGACCCCGACGAGCCGGAACGCCTGGACCATACCATCCGTGTCGCGGGCCGCGTGACCTCGGCGATGGCGCACATGCAGCCCGGCGAGACGCTGGGTATTCGAGGACCGTTCGGGAAAGGTTGGCCCTTGGACGTCGCACGGGGCAAAGACGTCGTGATCGTGACGGGCGGGCTGGGCTGTGCGCCGGTGGTTGGCGCCATCGATTACATCTTTCGACGACGGGAGCAGTACGGCGCGGTCAAGATTCTTCACGGCGTCAAGACGGCGCACGACCTCCTGTACCGCGAACGGTTCGATGCGTGGCGGCGGCACCCGAATACGGAAGTCTTGTTGACCAGCGACCAACCGGACAAAACCTGGCGGTATCACGTGGGGGTCGTGACGGAATTGTTCGAGCAGGTTGCCCTCGTCCCTGAACAGAGTGTTGTGCTGATGTGCGGGCCGGAGATCATGATGCGCCTCGGAGTACCCGTGCTGATACGTCGCGGCGTTCCCGCCTCGGCCATTCACGTATCCATGGAGCGGCACATGGAATGCGGCATCGGCCTGTGCGGGCACTGCCAACTCGGCCCCTACTTCATTTGCAAGGATGGTCCGGTGATGCGATACGATCAGGTGGCAGGGTGGTTGGGTAAGACGGGAGTGTAA
- a CDS encoding oxidoreductase, with protein sequence MPATGPPRAPHERMNRPKLGVFKFASCDGCQLSILNLEDDLLAVSETLDIAYFPEASSDMREGPYDIALVEGSITTPEDLHRIVSVRERAKVLMTIGACATAGGIQALRNWSDVEAFKQAVYPSPQYIQSLSTSTPISEHVRVDFELWGCPIEKTQLMRVLIDLFAGVQPKLPTHSLCLDCKRRGMVCVLVTKGEPCMGPVTRTGCGVICPSLGRDCYGCFGPSEGAPQGEAFPPNTSSLATQFHHGLQLIPAEVLRRFRGINGYVAPFRKESQTWESRIEETTP encoded by the coding sequence ATGCCCGCGACCGGTCCACCACGTGCACCACATGAACGGATGAACAGGCCGAAGCTCGGGGTGTTTAAATTCGCTTCGTGCGACGGATGCCAACTCAGCATCCTGAATTTGGAAGACGACCTGCTCGCCGTCAGCGAGACACTGGACATTGCCTACTTTCCGGAAGCGTCGAGCGACATGCGCGAGGGCCCCTACGACATCGCCCTAGTCGAAGGTTCGATCACGACGCCGGAGGACCTGCACCGAATCGTGTCGGTGCGGGAACGCGCCAAGGTTTTGATGACGATCGGGGCCTGCGCCACGGCGGGTGGGATTCAAGCCTTGCGCAATTGGAGCGACGTGGAGGCCTTCAAGCAGGCGGTGTATCCCAGCCCGCAGTACATCCAAAGTCTCAGCACCTCGACGCCGATTTCGGAGCACGTGCGGGTCGACTTTGAGCTGTGGGGGTGCCCGATCGAGAAGACTCAGCTGATGCGCGTCCTCATCGATCTATTCGCGGGCGTGCAGCCGAAATTACCCACCCATTCCCTGTGTCTGGATTGCAAGCGTCGCGGCATGGTGTGCGTCCTCGTGACAAAAGGCGAACCGTGCATGGGCCCTGTGACCCGCACCGGTTGCGGCGTGATTTGCCCCAGCCTCGGGCGCGATTGTTACGGCTGCTTCGGACCATCGGAGGGCGCTCCACAGGGTGAGGCCTTCCCTCCAAACACCAGCTCGCTCGCCACCCAGTTTCATCACGGGTTGCAACTCATCCCGGCCGAGGTGCTGCGCCGTTTTCGCGGCATCAACGGCTACGTCGCGCCGTTTCGAAAGGAAAGTCAGACGTGGGAATCCCGGATCGAGGAGACCACACCCTGA
- a CDS encoding Ni/Fe hydrogenase subunit alpha, protein MSEPQRQTRTIKIDTIARVEGEGALRVTVKNGLVDDVELRIFEPPRFFEAFLQGRHYEELPDIVARICGICPVAYQMSAVHAVESIFGVQVTGALRDLRRLLYCGEWVESHALHVYMLQAPDFLGYESGIAMAKDHAHVVTRGLRIKKAGNALMALLGGRSVHPVSVRVGGFSRAPTRRELNGLTDELLWARDAAVETVRWVAGFHFPDLDPGYTCVALQPRDEYPFNHGLLASSDGLKIPGDEFELHFSETQVAYSTALHCTLHGKRYFVGPLARINLNADRLTPLARAALDGTGVSLPLRNPFHSIIARSVEILFALEESLRLIAQYEPPPAPVEDYQVRPGVGMACTEAPRGILYHRYRVDADGIVREAKIVPPTSQNQGRIEEDLRVFLPHVLDLPDQAAALACERVIRCYDPCISCSTHFLNLEIHREDDAS, encoded by the coding sequence ATGAGCGAGCCGCAACGCCAGACGCGCACGATCAAGATCGACACCATCGCCCGCGTTGAAGGGGAGGGAGCCCTCCGCGTCACCGTGAAGAACGGACTGGTCGACGACGTCGAATTGCGAATCTTCGAGCCGCCGCGTTTCTTCGAAGCCTTTCTCCAGGGCCGGCACTATGAGGAACTGCCGGACATCGTGGCGCGTATCTGCGGAATCTGCCCGGTGGCCTATCAGATGAGCGCCGTGCACGCCGTGGAGTCGATCTTTGGCGTGCAGGTGACCGGGGCATTGCGCGATCTCCGGCGGTTGCTGTACTGCGGGGAATGGGTTGAGAGCCACGCCCTGCACGTCTACATGCTGCAGGCGCCGGATTTTCTCGGGTACGAGAGCGGCATCGCCATGGCAAAGGACCACGCGCACGTGGTGACGCGAGGCTTACGGATCAAAAAGGCCGGCAATGCCCTGATGGCGCTGTTGGGCGGACGCTCGGTGCACCCCGTGTCCGTCAGGGTGGGCGGCTTTTCAAGAGCGCCGACCCGGCGTGAATTGAACGGGTTGACGGACGAGTTATTATGGGCGCGGGATGCGGCGGTCGAGACCGTCCGCTGGGTCGCCGGCTTCCACTTTCCCGACCTCGATCCCGGCTACACCTGCGTCGCGTTGCAGCCGAGAGACGAATACCCCTTCAACCATGGCCTACTTGCATCCTCCGACGGCCTCAAGATTCCGGGGGATGAATTCGAGTTGCATTTCTCCGAGACGCAGGTGGCGTACTCGACTGCACTGCACTGCACACTGCACGGCAAGCGGTATTTCGTGGGTCCGTTGGCCCGAATCAACCTCAACGCCGACCGTCTGACTCCTCTCGCCAGAGCGGCCTTGGACGGGACCGGCGTGAGTCTGCCGCTTCGCAATCCCTTTCACAGCATCATCGCGCGCTCGGTCGAGATACTCTTCGCCCTGGAAGAGTCGCTCCGTCTGATTGCGCAATACGAGCCGCCGCCTGCACCGGTCGAGGACTACCAGGTTCGGCCCGGCGTGGGCATGGCCTGTACGGAAGCCCCGCGCGGGATCCTCTATCATCGCTACAGGGTCGATGCGGACGGAATCGTACGGGAGGCCAAGATCGTGCCGCCCACTTCACAGAACCAAGGCCGCATCGAAGAGGATCTACGTGTCTTCCTGCCACATGTGCTCGATCTGCCCGACCAGGCCGCGGCACTGGCCTGCGAACGAGTCATCCGGTGCTACGATCCGTGCATTTCTTGCTCGACGCATTTTCTGAACCTTGAGATCCATCGGGAGGACGACGCGTCGTGA
- a CDS encoding HybD peptidase codes for MSRRSNRPIRIVGLGNRMRGDDAAGLIAADRIRARIGARAEVIDAEMAGADLLEWFDGARAVFLIDAVRSGSPPGTLHRCDASTGPIGTAHLPHSSHALNGVDALELARILGLLPPIVLVFGIEVGATSFGRLLSPEVAAAIEATVETVCRESEALACTNSIC; via the coding sequence GTGAGCCGACGGTCCAATCGACCGATTCGTATCGTCGGCCTCGGCAATCGCATGCGGGGGGACGATGCGGCGGGCCTGATCGCAGCCGACCGAATCCGGGCACGGATCGGCGCTCGCGCGGAGGTCATCGACGCGGAGATGGCCGGGGCGGACTTACTCGAGTGGTTCGACGGCGCTCGAGCCGTTTTCTTGATCGACGCGGTCCGGAGCGGCTCCCCGCCGGGCACCCTTCATCGTTGCGATGCATCCACTGGCCCGATCGGAACAGCTCATCTGCCGCACTCCAGCCACGCACTGAACGGAGTCGATGCGCTGGAGCTGGCACGAATCCTGGGGTTGCTTCCTCCGATCGTGCTCGTGTTCGGTATCGAGGTCGGCGCGACGAGTTTTGGCCGCCTCCTGTCTCCCGAGGTTGCTGCAGCCATCGAGGCGACCGTCGAGACGGTGTGCCGCGAGAGCGAGGCGTTGGCATGCACGAATTCCATCTGCTGA
- a CDS encoding hydrogenase maturation nickel metallochaperone HypA has protein sequence MHEFHLLRQVVKAVEEGMGGIRHGRPVVVRLRVSHGSHLLSHDPATLQHTFALAARGSVAEGADLELLTVVGEARCVDCGRVASMETGDEMCAACGGPLEIPTGGPEVVVHEVVVEE, from the coding sequence ATGCACGAATTCCATCTGCTGAGACAGGTGGTCAAAGCGGTCGAGGAGGGCATGGGAGGTATTCGTCACGGCCGCCCGGTCGTCGTGCGCCTTCGGGTCAGCCACGGATCTCACCTGCTCAGCCACGATCCGGCGACGCTGCAACACACATTCGCTCTCGCCGCCCGCGGCAGTGTCGCCGAAGGCGCAGACCTGGAGTTGTTGACCGTGGTTGGCGAGGCACGGTGCGTAGATTGTGGGCGAGTCGCCTCCATGGAGACCGGCGATGAGATGTGCGCAGCCTGTGGTGGACCGCTCGAGATCCCAACCGGCGGACCGGAAGTCGTGGTGCACGAGGTCGTCGTGGAGGAATGA
- the hypF gene encoding carbamoyltransferase, whose translation MPTAAVRLGIAVTGIVQGVGFRPFVSRLAHDLGLAGSVTNTALGALVEVEGPRQQTEEFVRRMRTDVPTSAHLEHIEICPLDPLGEHSFRIAASVSGRDRRLAIPPDLAPCPNCVRELFDARDRRHAYPFLSCTQCGPRYSIVTDIPYDRLQTTMQAFTLCDACAREYNAERDRRFHAEPTACAVCGPKVRLWDERGAGLASEAEALRQARDLLVCGAILAVKGVGGFQLWVDAANDSAVQRLRERKHRPDKPFALLFPSLESLRVFCRISMLEEMVLASQQAPIVLLRKRHDVGLADSVAPGNPSFGAMLPSSPLHHLLLAQLGRPVVATSGNRAEEPIVTDDEEALVRLAGIADAFLVHDRPIARPVDDSVLRVVADDCGNRQIESDGAEPPYPSPRVLLLRRARGYAPLAIRLGPHWTERGKTGPVLALGGHLKNTVAVLDGDRVVLSQHVGDLSTVEATTAHRHAVEDLLRLLAVRPTSIACDQHPDYRSSQSAHELSQLLSIPLVTVQHHHAHVAACMAEHQLDGQVLGIAWDGAGYGSHTQIWGGEALLASYRGFIRFAHLRPFRLPGGEAAMRDPTRCALALLWDALPDQVPYWRHRLAGSLPDRTEQLVRLMASGLASPETTSMGRLFDGVAALTGLCLHSSFEGHAGMAVEFAAERAADCSDHDIGSEYHFNLIRNDSSAAFVIDWHPVLHAILEDRLHGVPADIMAWRFHAALAALILRLAQHCGIPRVVLTGGCFQNGLLLSLSRQQLERSGLTVYSHQLVPPNDGGLSLGQAVVAAASMTDRTGEA comes from the coding sequence ATGCCGACCGCTGCGGTACGCCTAGGAATCGCCGTGACTGGCATCGTACAAGGCGTAGGGTTTCGTCCGTTCGTCTCCCGGCTCGCGCATGATCTGGGGCTCGCCGGATCGGTAACGAATACGGCCCTTGGCGCACTCGTGGAGGTCGAAGGTCCACGGCAGCAGACCGAGGAGTTCGTCCGGCGGATGCGAACGGACGTGCCCACCTCGGCCCATCTGGAACACATCGAAATATGCCCTCTCGACCCATTGGGCGAACACTCGTTCCGCATCGCCGCGAGCGTATCGGGAAGGGATCGACGTCTGGCGATTCCGCCGGATCTCGCGCCCTGTCCCAACTGTGTTCGTGAACTCTTCGATGCACGGGATCGCCGGCATGCATATCCGTTTCTGTCCTGTACGCAGTGTGGGCCGCGCTATAGCATCGTCACTGATATACCCTACGACCGTCTGCAGACAACCATGCAGGCGTTCACTCTCTGCGACGCCTGTGCACGCGAGTACAACGCGGAGCGCGACCGACGATTTCACGCAGAGCCGACCGCGTGCGCCGTCTGTGGTCCAAAGGTGAGACTCTGGGATGAGCGAGGCGCTGGCCTGGCCTCCGAAGCCGAAGCACTCCGGCAGGCCCGTGACCTTCTCGTTTGCGGAGCCATCCTCGCAGTAAAAGGGGTAGGGGGATTTCAGCTGTGGGTCGATGCCGCCAACGACAGTGCCGTGCAGCGACTGCGCGAGCGGAAGCACCGCCCGGACAAACCCTTTGCACTCTTGTTCCCTTCGCTCGAGTCTCTTCGTGTTTTCTGCCGGATCTCGATGCTGGAGGAAATGGTGCTCGCTTCTCAACAGGCACCCATCGTGCTTCTCAGAAAACGGCACGACGTCGGTCTGGCTGACTCCGTGGCTCCGGGCAATCCATCATTCGGTGCCATGCTGCCCTCGAGCCCGTTGCATCATCTTCTCCTCGCACAGCTTGGGCGACCGGTGGTAGCGACCAGCGGGAATCGTGCCGAAGAGCCGATCGTCACGGATGACGAGGAAGCCCTCGTGCGCTTAGCCGGCATCGCCGATGCGTTCCTGGTACACGATCGTCCAATCGCCAGACCCGTAGACGATTCGGTACTGCGAGTCGTCGCAGACGATTGCGGAAACCGTCAGATCGAAAGCGATGGAGCCGAGCCACCGTACCCTTCGCCACGGGTGCTCCTGCTCCGTCGTGCACGGGGCTACGCCCCCCTCGCGATACGGCTTGGGCCTCATTGGACAGAGCGAGGCAAGACGGGACCGGTCCTGGCCCTCGGAGGACATCTGAAAAATACGGTGGCCGTACTGGACGGTGACCGCGTGGTCTTGAGCCAGCACGTTGGAGATCTGTCCACAGTGGAGGCGACTACCGCACATCGGCACGCCGTCGAGGACCTGTTGCGGCTGCTCGCCGTGAGGCCAACCTCTATCGCATGCGACCAGCATCCCGATTATCGATCTTCGCAATCTGCTCACGAATTGAGTCAGTTACTCTCGATACCTCTCGTAACAGTTCAACATCATCACGCGCATGTGGCCGCTTGTATGGCGGAGCATCAGCTCGATGGTCAGGTGCTGGGGATTGCCTGGGATGGGGCCGGTTACGGTAGCCATACACAAATCTGGGGAGGGGAAGCACTGCTCGCAAGTTATCGAGGCTTCATCCGATTCGCCCATCTCCGCCCGTTCCGACTACCGGGAGGCGAAGCCGCCATGCGCGACCCCACACGATGCGCCCTGGCCCTCCTGTGGGACGCATTGCCGGACCAAGTGCCATACTGGAGGCATCGACTGGCCGGCTCGCTCCCGGATCGCACGGAGCAGCTTGTGCGACTCATGGCGTCCGGCCTCGCCTCGCCGGAGACCACTTCGATGGGGCGCTTGTTTGATGGGGTGGCAGCCCTGACCGGCCTCTGCCTCCACAGCTCGTTCGAAGGGCACGCGGGTATGGCGGTGGAATTCGCTGCGGAGCGGGCAGCCGATTGCTCGGATCATGATATCGGATCCGAGTACCATTTCAATCTGATCCGCAATGATAGTTCCGCTGCTTTCGTGATTGATTGGCATCCCGTTCTTCATGCCATACTCGAAGATCGTTTGCACGGGGTGCCGGCAGACATCATGGCGTGGCGATTTCATGCAGCCCTCGCGGCACTCATCCTGAGATTGGCGCAGCACTGCGGAATCCCCCGTGTGGTCCTGACAGGAGGCTGCTTCCAAAACGGTCTCCTCCTGTCTCTCTCACGACAGCAATTGGAACGGTCCGGATTGACCGTCTACAGCCACCAACTGGTTCCGC